A single region of the Chionomys nivalis chromosome 23, mChiNiv1.1, whole genome shotgun sequence genome encodes:
- the LOC130865196 gene encoding 60S ribosomal protein L7a-like has translation MPKGKKAKGKKVAPAPAVVKKQEAKKVVNPLFEKRPKNFGIGQDIQPKRDLTRFVKWPRYIRLQRQRAILYKRLKVPPAINQFTQALDRQTATQLLKLAHKYRPETKQEKKQRLLARAEKKAAGKGDVPTKRPPVLRVGVNTVTTLVENKKAQLVVIAHDVDPIELVVFLPALCRKMGVPYCIIKGKARLGRLVHRKTCTTVAFTQVNSEDKGALAKLVEAIRTNYNDRYDEIRRHWGGNVLGPKSVARIAKLEKAKAKELATKLG, from the coding sequence ATGCCCAAGGGAAAGAAAgccaaggggaagaaggtggCCCCGGCCCCCGCCGTCGTGAAGAAGCAGGAGGCGAAGAAGGTGGTGAATCCTTTGTTTGAGAAGAGGCCTAAGAACTTCGGCATTGGGCAGGAcatccagcccaagagagatctCACACGCTTCGTCAAATGGCCCCGCTACATCAGGCTGCAGCGGCAGAGGGCCATCCTCTATAAGCGCCTCAAAGTTCCTCCTGCCATTAACCAGTTCACCCAGGCCCTGGACCGGCAAACAGCTACCCAGTTGCTTAAACTTGCCCACAAGTACAGGCCAGAgaccaagcaggaaaagaagcagaggctgctggcccgtgctgagaagaaagctgccGGCAAAGGGGATGTCCCAACTAAGAGACCACCTGTCCTTCGAGTGGGCGTCAATACAGTCACCACTTTGGTagagaacaagaaggctcagctggtggTGATTGCCCACGACGTAGACCCCATtgagctggtggtcttcctgcctgccctgtgtcgcaagatgggggtcccctactgcatcatcaagggaaaggccaggctgggacggctggtccacaggaagacgtgcaccactgttgccttcacacaggttaactcggaagacaagggtgctctggccaagctggtggaagctattaggaccaattacaacgacagatatgatgagatccgccgccactggggaggcaacgtcctgggtcctaaatctgtggctcgaattgccaagctggaaaaggcaaaggccaaagaactcgccactaaactgggttaa